One Parafrankia irregularis DNA window includes the following coding sequences:
- a CDS encoding mechanosensitive ion channel family protein translates to MLGAFLSPTPAPTTAAGSASPTPIPSVSVSPGATDDPIVSIEGVGKALREACGTDASITCRTVYNVTHSDYLASGAEVFLGTPIKILLILMIALMVRSLLHRFIRRATGRAASGRTSGPLRGLRANTLLGAFGDPTVLIERRRQRAATVGSLLRSVTSIFIFGLAFLTILGELGINLAPIVASAGVLGIAVGFGAQNLVRDFLSGMFMLLEDQYGVGDVIDVGPISGTVEAVSLRMTRLRDVEGTVWYVRNGEITRVGNKSQQWARTVLDVPLDYDTEVSRAKRLLRRAADELWKDDEWSALILDEPEVWGMETMTADGYTLRIAIKTQPLKQWDVARELRERVRAVLSAAGIELGTVQRSEVVVVDDDDDEEASAAEEDETSSNDGSTDSSGRGGGDLPAPRIDPPLPSSLTSGGGQAGAGAGAGAGAGAGAGPGPGTGAGGPR, encoded by the coding sequence GGACGATCCGATCGTCTCGATCGAGGGGGTAGGCAAGGCGTTGCGAGAGGCCTGCGGCACCGACGCCAGCATCACCTGCCGGACCGTCTACAACGTCACTCACAGTGACTATCTTGCGTCTGGTGCCGAGGTGTTTCTCGGTACTCCGATCAAGATTTTGCTCATTCTGATGATCGCGCTGATGGTGCGATCGCTCCTGCACAGATTCATCCGGCGCGCCACCGGGCGGGCTGCGTCCGGTCGCACTTCGGGGCCGTTGCGAGGGCTGCGCGCCAACACCCTGCTGGGTGCATTCGGCGATCCGACGGTGCTGATCGAACGCCGCCGCCAGCGTGCCGCGACCGTCGGTTCCCTGCTGCGTAGCGTGACGTCAATCTTTATCTTCGGGTTGGCTTTCCTGACGATCCTAGGCGAGCTGGGGATCAATCTCGCGCCGATCGTCGCCAGCGCCGGTGTGCTCGGGATCGCGGTCGGTTTCGGCGCGCAGAACCTCGTGCGCGACTTCCTGTCGGGCATGTTCATGCTTCTGGAGGACCAGTACGGAGTCGGCGACGTGATCGACGTCGGCCCGATTTCGGGCACCGTCGAGGCGGTGAGCCTGCGGATGACGCGTTTGCGGGACGTCGAGGGCACGGTCTGGTATGTGCGTAACGGCGAGATAACCCGGGTCGGGAACAAGAGCCAGCAGTGGGCCCGCACGGTTCTCGACGTTCCGCTCGACTATGACACCGAGGTCAGCCGGGCCAAGCGCCTCCTTCGCCGGGCGGCGGACGAGCTTTGGAAGGACGACGAGTGGTCGGCCCTGATCCTCGACGAGCCCGAGGTCTGGGGCATGGAGACCATGACCGCCGACGGCTACACCCTGCGGATCGCCATCAAGACCCAGCCCCTCAAGCAGTGGGATGTGGCCCGCGAGCTTCGTGAACGGGTCCGGGCCGTGCTCAGCGCCGCGGGCATCGAGCTGGGCACGGTGCAGCGCAGCGAGGTCGTGGTCGTCGACGATGACGATGACGAGGAGGCGTCGGCCGCGGAGGAGGACGAGACGAGCTCGAACGACGGCTCCACCGACTCCTCCGGCCGCGGTGGTGGCGACCTGCCCGCGCCGCGGATCGACCCGCCGCTGCCGTCCTCGTTGACATCCGGCGGCGGCCAGGCCGGTGCCGGTGCGGGCGCTGGGGCCGGTGCCGGTGCGGGGGCTGGCCCCGGTCCCGGAACCGGCGCGGGAGGTCCGCGCTGA